From Anas acuta chromosome 20, bAnaAcu1.1, whole genome shotgun sequence, a single genomic window includes:
- the B3GALT9 gene encoding beta-1,3-galactosyltransferase 9, with the protein MQLTLCRLRTHQWCFILFNVLLFHMLLFGADLLEEYFLRSLPLSYTDAKTLEIREKARKLDMDPLKANLSKSYTISSAAACSDQEIFLLVLVCSSPENRTRRNVIRQTWGNVTDTRGYAVLTLFALGKPTSVAAQLEIDEESQKHRDIIEGSFIDSPEAQTQKMLMIVEWTVTFCPHARYILKTDEEMFVGIPSLAGYLLSLTQLEDVYTGRVIHQRVPDRAPQSPGFVPIHRYSEEFYPDYCDRRAFVMSQDVVRKVYVAAKEVPISMPPDIFVGICAKKAGITPIHSSRFSGEKHISYNRCCYKFIFTSSNVKEDELFKDWKETNDGEDCSLLETYYSLVSCKVLTYIDKFKQFNLDRIKNEALHFAD; encoded by the exons ATGCAG ctgaCTCTCTGCAGGCTCCGGACTCACCAGTGGTGCTTCATTCTGTTTAACGTCTTGCTTTTCCACATGCTGCTTTTCGGAGCAGATTTACTGGAGGAATACTTCCTGCGGTCATTACCTCTCTCTTACACTGATGCAAAGACTCTCGAAATCAGGGAGAAGGCCAGGAAGCTGGATATGGACCCTCTGAAGGCCAATCTCTCCAAGTCTTACACCatcagcagtgcagcagcatGCTCAGACCAAGAGATATTTTTGCTGGTTCTCgtctgcagcagcccagaaaACAGGACAAGGCGCAACGTGATCAGGCAGACATGGGGCAACGTGACAGACACCAGAGGTTACGCTGTCCTTACTTTGTTTGCTTTAGGAAAGCCAACTTCAGTAGCAGCCCAGCTGGAGATCGATGAAGAGTCTCAAAAGCACAGAGACATTATTGAAGGCAGCTTCATCGATTCGCCCGAGGCACAGACGCAGAAGATGTTGATGATTGTGGAGTGGACAGTAACTTTCTGTCCTCACGCGAGGTATATTCttaaaacagatgaagaaatgtTTGTCGGTATTCCAAGTCTGGCCGGATACCTGCTCAGCTTAACACAGCTGGAGGACGTCTACACCGGGAGGGTCATTCATCAAAGAGTGCCTGACAGAGCGCCTCAAAGCCCTGGCTTTGTTCCCATCCATCGATACTCAGAGGAGTTTTACCCAGATTACTGCGACAGGAGAGCGTTTGTCATGTCCCAGGACGTCGTTCGGAAGGTGTACGTGGCCGCCAAGGAGGTGCCGATTTCAATGCCCCCTGATATCTTTGTTGGAATCTGCGCTAAGAAAGCTGGCATCACTCCCATTCACAGCTCTCGCTTCTCTGGGGAAAAGCACATCAGCTACAATCGATGCTgctataaattcatttttacctCTTCCAATGTGAAAGAGGATGAGTTATTTAAAGACTGGAAGGAAACAAACGATGGGGAAGATTGCTCGCTACTGGAAACATACTACAGCCTAGTGTCCTGCAAGGTTTTGACCTATATTGATAAATTCAAACAGTTTAACTTGgatagaataaaaaatgaggCTCTTCATTTCGCTGATTAA
- the PSMD5 gene encoding 26S proteasome non-ATPase regulatory subunit 5 gives MAEAVAELLERAARRGAPLEELRALRLALQAVPPAALRARLSDDHLGALFGLLSVNDREQVSTCVSILERLLQALDPLYVIQNLKEELQKGLFHPDDSVKILTISQIGRIVENSDAVREILNSPELLRQIINCIGGEKIAVAKEAIKSLSRIAQTQEGLEALFVSSLLSDLKNVMATNDVVRYRVYELIVEISSVSADSLSYCANSGLISDLIGELTGDDVLVRATCIEMVTSLAHTPHGRQYLAQQGVIDKISNIIIGAESDPFSSFYLPGFVKFFGNLAVVDSPQQICERYPIFMEKVFEMAESHDPTMIGVAVDTLGILGSTVEGKQVLQKTRSRFQNLLNKIGHQAKNAPTELRLRCLDAISSLLYLPPEQQTEDLLRMTESWFTSLSSQPLELFRSISTQPFPDLHCGALRVFTAIANQPWAQKLMLNSPGFVEYVVDRSVEPDKASKDAKYELVKALVNSKTIAEIFGNQNYLRLRAYLREGPYYAKAVSTTAVEGAE, from the exons ATGGCGGAGGCGGTGGCGGAGCTGCTGGAGCGGGCGGCGAGGCGGGGGGCGCCTCTGGAGGAGCTGCGAGCCCTCCGTTTGGCCCTGCAGGCCGTGCCGCCCGCCGCCCTGCGTGCCCGCCTCAGCGACGACCACCTGGGAGCGCTCTTCGGCCTCCTCAGCGTCAACGACCG GGAGCAGGTTTCTACGTGTGTTTCCATCCTGGAGAGGCTCCTGCAGGCCCTGGACCCGCTCTACGTGATCCAGAACCTgaaagaagagctgcagaaagggcTTTTCCACCCCGACGACTCTGTGAAAATTCTCACCATATCTCAG ATTGGGAGGATTGTTGAAAATTCAGATGCTGTTAGAGAAATTCTCAACAGTCCTGAGCTGTTACGGCAAATAATAAATTGCATTGGTGGAGAGAAAATAGCAGTGGCTAAAGAG GCCATCAAATCTCTCTCAAGAATAGCGCAGACACAAGAGGGCTTAGAGGCTTTATTTGTGAGCAGTTTGTTGAGCGACTTGAAAAATGTCATGGCAACGAATGATGTTGTTCGATACAGAGTGTATGAG ttaaTTGTTGAGATTTCTTCAGTGTCAGCAGACTCGCTCAGTTATTGTGCAAACAGTGGATTGATATCAGACTTAATTGGAGAGCTGACTGGAGATGATGTACTGGTCAG AGCTACGTGCATAGAGATGGTGACCTCGCTGGCCCATACTCCGCATGGACGTCAGTACCTTGCTCAACAAGGAGTTATTGATAAAATTTCAAACATCATCATCGGTGCAGAGTCTGATCCTTTCTCAAGCTTCTACTTACCAG GTTTCGTTAAATTTTTTGGGAATCTGGCGGTTGTAGATAGCCCACAGCAGATCTGTGAACGATACCCTATCTTTATGGAAAAAGTCTTTGAAATGGCAGAAAGTCACGATCCAACCATGATTGGAGTGGCTGTGGACACATTGGGAATCCTGGGATCGACTGTAGAAGGCAAACAGGTTTTACAGAAAACTA gaagcagatttcaaaatttGTTAAACAAAATAGGGCACCAGGCAAAGAATGCCCCTACAGAGCTACGACTTCGATGTTTGGATGCCATTTCATCTCTTCTTTACTTGcct CCAGAGCAGCAGACAGAAGACCTTCTAAGAATGACTGAATCATGGTTCACATCCTTGTCTAGCCAGCCACTGGAACTCTTCAGGAGTATCAGTACTCAGCCGTTCCCTGATCTCCACTGTGGGGCTTTAAGAGTATTTACT GCTATTGCAAATCAACCATGGGCGCAGAAGTTGATGCTGAACAGTCCAGGGTTTGTGGAATACGTCGTAGACAGATCTGTGGAACCTGATAAAGCTTCGAAGGATGCCAAGTATGAACTGGTTAAGGCCCTTGTAAACTCCAAAACAATTGCGGAAATCTTTGGAAATCAGAATTACTTGAGGCTTAGGGCTTACTTGCGTGAAGGCCCCTATTATGCTAAGGCAGTTTCTACTACAGCTGTGGAAGGAGCAGAATAA